The Impatiens glandulifera unplaced genomic scaffold, dImpGla2.1, whole genome shotgun sequence genome includes a window with the following:
- the LOC124918414 gene encoding calreticulin-3-like has protein sequence FEDDPDLYILKPIKYVGIEVWQVKAGSVFDNILICDDPQYAREVVEDIWGQNQEIEKDAFEEAEKIRLAHEENSKGKDSAEKKRRRPPKRYDPDHYMDDYHDEL, from the exons AGTTTGAAGACGACCCTGATCTTTATATATTGAAGCCGATAAAGTATGTTGGCATTGAAGTTTGGCAG GTTAAGGCTGGTTCAgtgtttgataatattttgatttgtgATGACCCCCAATACGCTAGAGAAGTTGTTGAAGATATTTGGGGCCAGAACCAGGAG ATTGAAAAGGATGCATTCGAGGAAGCAGAGAAGATCAGATTAGCTCATGAAGAG AACTCTAAAGGAAAAGACAGTGCtgaaaagaagagaaggaggcCGCCAAAACGG TATGATCCTGATCATTACATGGATGATTATCAT gaTGAACTGTGA